From the Pseudodesulfovibrio sp. S3 genome, one window contains:
- the infC gene encoding translation initiation factor IF-3 — translation MAFRGNDRRDQKREDLVRRNERIRIPKVRVVDDDGEQLGVLATRDALDRAREKGLDLVEVAPNADPPVCKIMDYGKFKYQQQKKLQEAKKKQTVIKIKEVKFRPKTDEHDYQTKLKQIVKFLDGGDRCKVTIFFRGREIVHKDRGLTMLERVVVDTQDIAKVESKPMSEGRTMTMMLAPVKK, via the coding sequence ATAGCTTTTAGGGGTAATGACCGTCGTGACCAGAAGCGCGAAGATCTGGTCCGGCGCAACGAAAGGATTCGCATCCCCAAGGTGCGGGTCGTGGATGATGACGGCGAACAATTGGGTGTGCTGGCAACTCGTGACGCGCTTGACCGCGCTCGGGAAAAGGGCCTTGATCTTGTGGAGGTCGCGCCCAATGCCGATCCGCCCGTTTGCAAGATCATGGATTACGGAAAGTTCAAGTACCAGCAGCAGAAGAAGCTGCAGGAAGCCAAGAAGAAACAGACCGTAATCAAGATCAAGGAAGTCAAATTCCGGCCCAAGACCGATGAGCACGATTACCAGACCAAGCTCAAACAAATTGTAAAGTTTCTGGATGGCGGAGATCGCTGCAAGGTGACCATCTTCTTCCGGGGACGCGAGATTGTCCACAAGGACCGCGGGCTGACCATGCTCGAAAGGGTCGTGGTGGATACTCAGGACATCGCTAAAGTCGAGAGCAAGCCCATGTCAGAAGGACGGACCATGACAATGATGCTTGCCCCCGTAAAAAAATAG
- the rpmI gene encoding 50S ribosomal protein L35 — protein MPKIKTRRAAAKRFSKTATGKFKRRRKNLRHILTKKNAKRKRRLGQSTTVDSTNMKAVRRQLPNG, from the coding sequence ATGCCTAAAATTAAAACTCGCCGTGCAGCTGCCAAGCGGTTTTCCAAGACCGCTACCGGCAAATTCAAGCGCCGCCGCAAAAACTTGAGGCACATTCTGACCAAGAAGAATGCCAAGAGAAAGCGTCGTCTGGGACAGTCCACCACCGTGGACAGCACCAACATGAAGGCTGTTCGTCGTCAGTTGCCCAACGGCTAG